DNA sequence from the bacterium genome:
CGCGGCGTCGCCGTCGAGCGCGGCCGCCCGGCGCAGGCCGGCCAGCAGCCCGTCCGGGTCGCGGTCCGGGACGATGATGCCGGTCACCCCGTCGTCGATCATCTCCGGAATGCCGCCGAGCCCGGTGCCGACGAGGGGCCGGCCCGACGCCAGCGATTCGAGGGCCGCCATGGGGCCGTTCTCGTAGCACTCCGAGGGCAACACGGTGAACCGCGCCCGGGCGAGCGCGGCCCGCAGACCGTCGAGATCGAGGGAGCCGACGAACTCGACGGTCCGCAGGCCGAGCTGGGCGAGGCGGGCCCGCATGTTGCCCTCGCAGGGACCGGTGCCGGCGATGCGGAGGGTCAGCGGCGGTTCGGCGATGGCGCCTTCGGCATGGCCGCGTTCCCAGACCGCCTGGGCGTCGAGGAGCGTGCGCAGCCCCTTTTCCCGCGAGATGCGCCCGAAGTAGAGGTACGAGTCCCGCACCGACCCCGCGTCCAGATGGCGCGGGTGCCACACGTCGAGGTCGACGAAATTCGGCAGGTGGAGCAGCCGCCCGGCGGGGAAGCCCCAGGCCGCGTACTTGTCGCGCAGGAAGCGGCTCGGACAGAGAAACGTCGCCACATTCCCCGTGTACAGTCCCCGCCACCGCTGGTGGGCCGTCTCGGCCGCCGCCAGCAGCGACGCGCCCCGCGACTCCTTGACGCAGCGGCCGAGCACCGCGTTGTGGAACCGCCCGCCCTTGCACCGCTCGCAGATCTCCCCGTCGCGCAGCATGTGGATCGCCGGGCACAGCAAACGCAGGTCGTGGAGGGTCATCACGACGGGTACCCGGTGCCGGGCCAGGACCGGCAGGATCGACGGGCTCAGGTGGTGGTAGACGTTGTGCAGGTGGGCCACGTCGGGGCGGGCCTCGCGCAGCAGGGCGTCGAGATTGCGGGCGGCCTCGCGGTTCCAGAGCAGGGACAGGGCGTCGCCGATGGCGCCGCCGCCGTAGCTGGCGTGGGAGTAGTCCCGCGCCCGCACGAAATAGCGGTCCCAGGGACTCGGGCGCGCGTGCTCGTCGGCCATGGCGAAGGGGACCACGTCCCAGCCCGCCGCGCGCAGATCCTCCTCTTCCTGGACGAGGTAGCGCCCGACGCCGCCCGCCGGGCCCACGTCATGGTAGAACTTGTTGACCAGCAGGATCCTGCGCCGCGCCATGTCCGCCTTTCGGGAATCGAGGGGCCCGGACGCCGTGTACCGGGCCCCGATCGGACCATGATCGGACCCCATCAAGAAAACTTCAACCCTCGTGGGAACTTGCCGATACCTCCGGGGAACGGCCGGGGATGCCCTGCGGGGGAGTTCCGGCCCCTGCTGCACAACCAGGAACCTCCGTCCCGGCACGGAAAGGCCACCTTTGAGCGACATCACGGCGAAAATCAGCAAGGACACACGCACGCGCCTGCACACCCGTCTGGCCCCGACCGTCGTGGCGACGGCCCTCGGCGCGGGGGCGGCGGCGTGGTGGTCGGCGGGTCGCGCCGACCTGTTGCCGAACACGACGGCGGCCATCGTCCTCGTGGTGGCCGGCGCCGGTATGACCCTGGCCCACCTGCTCGTGGCGCGCCTCATCAGTCCCATCGCGCGCCGGCTCGACGCCCTGGCCGCCGACATGGCCCAGGTCGCCGCCGGGAACTACAGCCAGCGCGCGACCGACCCGCTCGACGACGAGGTCGGCATCCTCGTCCGCTACTTCAACCTCATGGCGTGCAGCCTCGAGGAGACCGACCGCGAGCTGACCGAAAAGACCAACCGCCTCGAGACCGCCCTGCAGAATCGCCAGCTCCTGGACCGCGCCAAGGACGACTTCCTGGTGCTGATCTCCCACGAGGTGCGCACGCCCCTGACCGCGATCATGGGCGGCGTCGACATCCTGAACGGGGTGGTCCGGCGCGCGGAGGGCGGCGATCGCGAAGCGCTCGAGCGGCTGAACGTGACCGAGGTGCTCAAGATCATCGAGAGCAACGGCCGGCGGCTGCGCGGGTTCATGAACGACGCCATCCAGATGACGACGATCCAGTCGAGCGACCACCAGCTCGACCTGCACCCCGAGCGGGTGGGCACCCTGATCGAGATGGGGCTCTGCGGCGTGCGCGAGATGGCGCAGCTGCGGGAGATCGGGATCCGCAACGAACTCGAAACCGTCGACGACTGGCAGGTGCTGTGCGACGCCCGCATTCTGACGCTGGCCTTCGAGAAGGTGCTGAAGAACGCCGTGGCCCACAACTACGACGGGGGCGAGGTCATCGTGCGCGAGGTCGACGCGATCCCGGGCGTGGACGACCTGGCGCACGCCGTCCAGGCCGAGGACATCCACCGCCTCATGAACCAGGAGTCGTTCTCGGCCTATCGGAAGCTGCCGATCACCTGGCGGGCCATCGAGATCTACAACACCGGCGAGGTGATCCCGGCCGAGCGCTGCGAGGCCCTCTTCGGCAAGTTCGAGCTGGTCGGGCGCATCGAGAACCACCAGCGCGGTTCGGGCCTCAGCCTGCCCATCGCCCAGGCGGCCGTGCAGCACCACGGCGGGCGCATCTCGGTGCACGGCGTCGGGCGGCAGGGCAACTCGTTCACCCTGCTGCTGCCGACCGTCGCGGCGGGTTCAATCGAGAAGGCGGGGAACCGTCTCCGCCGCCGGGCCCGTCACCTGGAGGTCGGCGAGATGGGAGACGCCGCTCCGCTCGAGATTGAACTCGACCACCAGCCCGCCGGCACGCCGGGCCGTTCCCACTAGGCCGGCGGCCGGATAGACGGCGCCCGCCGTCCCGATCACCAGCAGGATCCCGCCCGCCGCCGCCGCCGCCGCGGACGCCGCGGCCACCTCCGGCGCGATCGCCTCCCCGAACCACACCACACCCGGCCTGAGCAGGCCGCCACATGCGTCGCAGCGCGGCGGCAGGGGCAGCGGCACGCGCCGGTCCTCGGCGCTGCGCCCGCAGCCGGTGCAGCGCACGGTCCAGATCGACCCGTGGTACTCGAGCACGTGTCCGCTGCCGGCGGCCTGGTGGAAGCCGTCGACGTTCTGGGTGACCACCGTCACCGGGCCGCGGGCCTCGAGGGCCGCCACGGCCGCGTGGGCCGCATTGGGGGCCGCCGCGGCGATGAGTCCGCGCCGCCAGTCGTACCAGCCCCACACGAGCTCGGGGTCGGCGGCGAACGCGGCGGGAGTCGCCAGCTGCATGGGACTGTAGCGGGACCACATGCTGTCGTCGCCGCCGCGGAAGGTGGGGATGCCGCTCGCGGCGGAGATGCCCGCGCCCGAGAGCACGGTCACGGCGGCGCCGGCGCGCAGACGCTCGCGCACGGGCTCGAGGGCGGAAAGGTCGGCCATGGGGGCTCCCGGGGTTGCCGGACCACCGGACTGTCCGGATAATGGGCGACCATAACCCCATCCCGCTCCCCGCACCACGAGGATGTGCCTTGTTCCGACGCCTGCTGCCCGCCGTCCTGCTGATCCTGGCCGGCGTTTCCGGACCGGGTCGTCCCCCTGCCGCCGCGGCGACCGAGACGCCCGCGGTGCGATTCGAGGTCGACACGCCGGGCGCCCGGGCGGTGGCCGAGGAGTGCGCCGCCCTCTGGCGCACGGAGGGGCCCCGCCTGGCCGCGCGCCTGTTGCCCCGCGGCACCTCGGTGGACACGGTCACCTGCCTCGTGCTGGGCACCGACGCCTTCCGCCGCACCTTCGGCGACGCCGCGCCGGACTGGGGCGTGGGGCTCGCGCTGGGCCACGGCCGGCTGGTGGCCATCGACCACGCGCGCCTGCCGGCGGTGGGCCGCGGGGTGCGCGAGGTCTTCCTGCACGAGATGGTGCACGCCCTGCTCTTCCAGGGCGCACGCGGTGCCATCCTGCCCACCTGGTTCCACGAGGGGACGGCCATGCACCTGGCCGGCGAGTGGCGCTTCGTCGACACCGTCTCCCTCGTCCTGGACGGCCGCGTGCCCGACCTGGCCACGCTGCAGGGACCGTTTCCCGGCTCGGCCCACCGCGCCGACCGGGCCTACCGCACCAGCCTGCTGGCCGTCGAACGCCTGCTCAAGCGCCACGGGGACGACGTGCTGGTCGGACTGGTGGGCGAGTCCGCTGTGCGAGGTCAGTTCGCGCCGGCCTTCCAGGCTGTCACCGGCGAGTCGGACACGGCCTTCGCCGCCGAGTTCGCCGGCGCCATGCGGCTGCGCTTCGGCTGGGCGGTGCTCATGACGCGCTGGCCCGGGCTCTTCGTGCTGCTGGCCGTCGCCTTCCTCGTGGGCGGGGCCCGCAAGCTCGTGCTGGCGCGCCGGCGGCTGGCGGCCATGGAGGATCCGGATTTCCGCCGCGACGAACCACCGACTTCGTCGCACTGATAGTGAGAACAATTTTCTCCCGGACGCCGTGCATTTAGCCCGCCCGCAGCGGGCGAATTGGGCCCGAATCGGCGTCCCCCGGCCCCCGCAGCGCCCTTGACCCGGCCCCGAACCCGCCACGGGGCCTCCGGGGCGCCCCGAATCGGCCCCGGATCCCGCCATTCCCCGTTCTTTCCCTTCCTGCCGCACGAGGGAGCCCGCTTGGCACCGCGGTTGCAGTTTCGGGGCAAACTGGAATCGATGATCCGATTTGCAAGACCAGGCGAACGGACAACACCAGCGGGAGAAGCAGCATCGTGAAGTCGCACATCATCCGCATCATGCTCATCGTGGTCCTGGGCGGCGCCCTGGGGACCGGCGGTGCCGAAGCCCAGAACGTGAACTACGATTTCCACTGGAACCCGAGTCCGGAAGTCGACTCCCAGGGCAACTCGCTGCCCGCGGCCGTGGCCTACCAGGTCTACGTGAAGCGGGGCAGCGCGCCCGAGGAGCTCGTGGCGACGGTGGCGGACACCCTCTACACCCTGTCGGCCGAGCCCGGCGTGGTGCAGCGTCTGCTGGTGCGCGCGATCGACGCCTCGGGGCGGACCTCGCTCATGAGCCCCGCCAGCGATCCGATCTACTTCGAGTCCTTCGAGCAGGACCGCGGCGGCGACGAGATGCCGCCGGTGGCCGAGATCCGGCGCAACTACCCGAACCCGTTCAACCCCGAGACGCGCATCGTGTACGGCGTGCCGGCGGGCGTGACCGGGGACGAGGCCATGCGTCTGGAGATCTACAACGTGCAGGGTCAGCTCGTGCGGCGCCTCGACGTCGACCCGACGCCGGGCTGGCACGAGGCGGTCTGGGACGGGCGCAACCAGAGCGGATCGGTGGAGCCGACCGGCATGTACCTGAGCCGCTTCAGCGTGGGCAGCATGGTGTCGACCAACAAGATGACGATGATCAAGTGACGGCCCGGGGCCCGGTTCGCCGGGCCCGCGGTCGGGATTCTTTCCCAAACGCGAGAAAATTGCTATTTTAGCCCCTCGTTTTTCCGGAACGAGGGGCTTTCGTCTTGCAGGGGTAGAAGATGACCGAATCGACCGCCGGGGGACCTTCCCTCATCAAGCTGGGAAAGATGGCCAACACCAAGGAGTTCGATAAGCTTGCGGACGCCTGGCACGAGGCCCTCGGGCACCCCGAGTACTCCTGGAAGGAACTCGTGCCCATCGCCGGCCAGGTGGGGCGCCAGAACGCCGTCGACCGGGCCGAGCCCCTGATGATCAGCCTCGTGGAGTGGGTCGAGGCGAAGCGGGGGCCCGCCGAGGCCCTCGCGGCGGTGATCGACGCCGCCCGCCAGCTGCCCAGGGGCCACAAGCTCATCGACCACATGAAGCGGCTGTACGTGGCGGTCCATCCGGACTACGCCGAACTGCCCGGCCTGCTCGAGTTGCTGCTGCCCGGCGAGGACGGCCTGGACAAGGCCGTCGAGATGGTCGAGCGCTACACGCGGCTGCAGCCCGGGGCCTTCGCCCGCGAGAACACCTTCCTCGTGCCGGGCGTGGTCGAGACCGTCAATCCGGAGAACGGCGTCGTCGGCCTGCGCTTCGACGACCGGCGGGCCGAGTTCGGTCCGGCCACCATCGCCCGGCTGCGCCCGCGCCCCGCCGACGACTTCGCGGCCCTGGCCCTGTACCGGCCGGACGACCTGCGCCACACGGCCGAGAACGATCCGGTCGAGTTCGTGAAGATCGCCCTGCGCTCGCAGCGCGAGGGTCGGCTCATGTACAAGGAGCTGAAGGGGGCCATCGCCGACCTGATGGGCGAGAAGGGCTGGAAGACCTGGTGGACCACGGCCAAGGCGGCCCTCAAGCGCGACGAGATGATCGGCATGAGCGCGGGCAGCCAGCCCACCTTCAAGCTGCTGCGTCAGGCCGACAAGTTCGAGGAGCGCCTGCGCCGCGAGTTCGATTTCGCCAAGACCCCGCTCGACAAGCTGGTCCGCATCATGGGCTACCTCGACGAGATCTCCCGCGAGGAGAAGGCGGGCACCTGCGACGGCTGCGCCGACGAGGAGCTGCTCGTGCACTTCGGCAACGGGGCGGCCAAGATCGCCGTGGCCGTGCTGAAGGAGCAGCCCGCCCTGTCGCTGGCCGGTCTGGCCCTGCACGCCGAGGTGGCCGCGCGCAACGCGCCGGTGGCGCGCCCGAACCCCAAGGCCGCGGCCCAGGTGGTCGGGCGCATCGACGACCTCGGCACCCTGGCCCAGGAGCTGCCCGAGGCGTTGCTGCAGCGCGTGCTGGCCTACCTGCAGCAGGCCATGCCCGAGCGCTGGGGCGAGGTGTGGGCGGCGGTGCTCATGCGCGCGGGCAAGCGCCTGTGCGACGCCATCACCCGCGGCCTGATCGAGGGCGGCCAGACCGACGCCCTCACCGCGGCCCTGCTGCGCACCGTCGAGCGGCCGACTTCGAGCCCCGACCTGATGGGCTGGATGTGGCGCTCCCGCTTCAGCTCGAGCCCGGCGGCGACGTACCTGAACGGCATCGAGGAGCTGCCGGTGGTGCGGGTGGCCGACGCCATGTTCGCCCTGCTCGACTCCATCGGGAACCTCTACGGCATGTCCCTGGAGGAGAAGCACCTCAAGGTGCTGGAGAGCGCGCGCGCGGCGCTGGTCACCCAGGGCACGCGCCCGCTGCTGGGCCTGATCGACGCGGCCGACCGCCGCGAGGCCATCCGCCTCAAGCGCCTCTTCGAGACGAACCAGGGCCTCAGCCCGGCCCAGCGCACCCAGCTGCTGGGCTACCTGCGCAGCCGCTTCGCCGACATCTTCGTCGAGGTGACCCGCGAGTGGGAGGACTCGGCGGTCATCTACACCACCGAGGACGGCCTGCGGCGCTCCCAGTCCGCCCTGAACTTCATCATCGAGGAGGAGATCCCGGCCGTCGCCAAGCAGATCGGCGAGGCGGCCGCCCATGGCGATCTCTCGGAGAACTCGGAGTACACGGCCGCCCTCGAGAAGCGCGACCAGCTGGCCAGCCGGGCCACCCGCATGGAGAACGAACTGAAGCTGGCCAAGGTCATC
Encoded proteins:
- a CDS encoding GreA/GreB family elongation factor; the encoded protein is MTESTAGGPSLIKLGKMANTKEFDKLADAWHEALGHPEYSWKELVPIAGQVGRQNAVDRAEPLMISLVEWVEAKRGPAEALAAVIDAARQLPRGHKLIDHMKRLYVAVHPDYAELPGLLELLLPGEDGLDKAVEMVERYTRLQPGAFARENTFLVPGVVETVNPENGVVGLRFDDRRAEFGPATIARLRPRPADDFAALALYRPDDLRHTAENDPVEFVKIALRSQREGRLMYKELKGAIADLMGEKGWKTWWTTAKAALKRDEMIGMSAGSQPTFKLLRQADKFEERLRREFDFAKTPLDKLVRIMGYLDEISREEKAGTCDGCADEELLVHFGNGAAKIAVAVLKEQPALSLAGLALHAEVAARNAPVARPNPKAAAQVVGRIDDLGTLAQELPEALLQRVLAYLQQAMPERWGEVWAAVLMRAGKRLCDAITRGLIEGGQTDALTAALLRTVERPTSSPDLMGWMWRSRFSSSPAATYLNGIEELPVVRVADAMFALLDSIGNLYGMSLEEKHLKVLESARAALVTQGTRPLLGLIDAADRREAIRLKRLFETNQGLSPAQRTQLLGYLRSRFADIFVEVTREWEDSAVIYTTEDGLRRSQSALNFIIEEEIPAVAKQIGEAAAHGDLSENSEYTAALEKRDQLASRATRMENELKLAKVINHEMAASDFVNAGTRVTARELASGVEEVYTFLGPWDTDTENKVLNYQAPLAQAFMGAKVGDTVSFGEEPETRRWEILAIGPAV
- a CDS encoding HAMP domain-containing histidine kinase, translating into MSDITAKISKDTRTRLHTRLAPTVVATALGAGAAAWWSAGRADLLPNTTAAIVLVVAGAGMTLAHLLVARLISPIARRLDALAADMAQVAAGNYSQRATDPLDDEVGILVRYFNLMACSLEETDRELTEKTNRLETALQNRQLLDRAKDDFLVLISHEVRTPLTAIMGGVDILNGVVRRAEGGDREALERLNVTEVLKIIESNGRRLRGFMNDAIQMTTIQSSDHQLDLHPERVGTLIEMGLCGVREMAQLREIGIRNELETVDDWQVLCDARILTLAFEKVLKNAVAHNYDGGEVIVREVDAIPGVDDLAHAVQAEDIHRLMNQESFSAYRKLPITWRAIEIYNTGEVIPAERCEALFGKFELVGRIENHQRGSGLSLPIAQAAVQHHGGRISVHGVGRQGNSFTLLLPTVAAGSIEKAGNRLRRRARHLEVGEMGDAAPLEIELDHQPAGTPGRSH
- a CDS encoding glycosyltransferase, which translates into the protein MARRRILLVNKFYHDVGPAGGVGRYLVQEEEDLRAAGWDVVPFAMADEHARPSPWDRYFVRARDYSHASYGGGAIGDALSLLWNREAARNLDALLREARPDVAHLHNVYHHLSPSILPVLARHRVPVVMTLHDLRLLCPAIHMLRDGEICERCKGGRFHNAVLGRCVKESRGASLLAAAETAHQRWRGLYTGNVATFLCPSRFLRDKYAAWGFPAGRLLHLPNFVDLDVWHPRHLDAGSVRDSYLYFGRISREKGLRTLLDAQAVWERGHAEGAIAEPPLTLRIAGTGPCEGNMRARLAQLGLRTVEFVGSLDLDGLRAALARARFTVLPSECYENGPMAALESLASGRPLVGTGLGGIPEMIDDGVTGIIVPDRDPDGLLAGLRRAAALDGDAA